Part of the Candidatus Moraniibacteriota bacterium genome is shown below.
TCCCAAGAACATCAATGCTAGGATTAACCCTAAAAAAATAGACTTGCTTCTCAAATCTATCATGAAGACATATATCATCCGAATCAACTATTACTATATACTCTCCTTTCGAAAATCTAATCGCCTTATTTCTCGTTTCGGATTGTCCTAAATTTTTCTCATTCCTCAGGTAGACAATCCGATTATCCTTTCCAGCGTATTCCTGAATAATGTTCTCACTCATATCAACAGACCCATCATCCACAATGATAAACTCGAAGTTTCTATATGTCTGAGCTAAAACACTTTCAATTGATTTTCGAAGAAATTTCTCGCTGTTGTAGACAGCCATGACTACAGAGAGAAGGGGTTCCATTCTTGCAACTATCACGTCAACAGAGTTCATATAAAATCATTTTTTTGATAGCCTTTCCATATCTGCATCAACCATCATCTTAACTAGCTCCTCGAATTTTACCTTTGGCTTCCACCCAAGCACCTTCTTCGCTTTATTGTTCGTTCCATGCAAAGCAAAAAGCTCGGCAGGTCGCTTGAATCGCGGATCCAACTTTACATATCGACTCCAATTATCAATACCAACCCGCTTAAAAGCAAGATTGAGGAAATCCCTGATTGAGTGCGTTTCTCCAGTTGAAACGATGTAATTATCAGGCTGTTCCTGTTGCAGCATAAGCCACATTGCCTCCACATAGTCACCAGCGAATCCCCAATCACGTTTGCTCTCAAGATTCCCAAGTCGTATATCTTTCGCCAGCCCTAATTTTATACGAACTACTCCGTCAGTTATTTTCCTCGTAACGAATTCCATCCCCCGAATCGGTGATTCATGATTGAAAAGTATCCCATTTGCACAGTACATCCCATAACTCTCCTTGAAATTGATAGTCATCCAGTACGCGTAGAGCTTGGCGATGGCGTACGGACTCCTCGGGTGAAATGGTGTCTCCTCGGTCTGCAATCCGTTCTTGTGGCTGTTGCCGAACATTTCGCTCGTCGATGCCTGATAGAATTTTGTCGTTGGGGAGAAATACTTGATCGCGTTGAGCAGATACAGAACACCGAGCGCGTTGATTTCAGTCGTAACCTTTGATTGGTCCCACGACGCCCCGACAAAGGACTGGGCGGCTAGATTGTATACTTCGTCTGGATGGATGGTCTTGATGAGATTGATCATCGATGATTCGTCTGTCATATCTCCGGATACAAATTCTATTCCATCCGTCACATCGAGATAATCGGTATTGCTGAAATTCGGATTAGCATAACGCCGGATAAGCCCGTAAACCTTGTAATCCTTCTCCAACAGGAGTTTGGCAAGGTAAGGGCCATCTTGCCCTAAGATTCCGGTGATAAGTGCCGTCTTTTTCATACTCTCTGAAATATCAATGGTTACTTGCACAGACAATTAAGCTCTCATATCCTATCACAAACCATCCTCTATATACACCCAGAAAACGCAGTCTTCACGAGCAGACAGAGCATGCGGGATATTTGCAGTAATCCATGCCGACTGCCCCGCATCCAGGACAAATGATTCCTTGATTGATGATATCTCCATAGATCCCCTTTTAATGTGAATATACTTCATTGGCAAGTTCTGAACCCTGCTTACATCGGGGCAATACTGATAGTTGCCACTTTGGCCTTTCGCTAGCTCATATTCCTTTCCATCTGTCGGTCTCGGCATGACCCGACCCTCAACGCGAAGACGCTCCGGGTACAGACCGCGCTTTATCAATGACGAGTTGCTCAGCTTGTTGTCATCATCCCAATTCGCGAAAAGCTCTTCCTTTAGGCCTCCGACTTTCAAGGGCAACAATTCCGGGTCACAATCAAACAATGATCTTTCTAAATTAAACGGAGTAGCGGAAGGATAGATACCGAATC
Proteins encoded:
- a CDS encoding GDP-mannose 4,6-dehydratase, with the protein product MKKTALITGILGQDGPYLAKLLLEKDYKVYGLIRRYANPNFSNTDYLDVTDGIEFVSGDMTDESSMINLIKTIHPDEVYNLAAQSFVGASWDQSKVTTEINALGVLYLLNAIKYFSPTTKFYQASTSEMFGNSHKNGLQTEETPFHPRSPYAIAKLYAYWMTINFKESYGMYCANGILFNHESPIRGMEFVTRKITDGVVRIKLGLAKDIRLGNLESKRDWGFAGDYVEAMWLMLQQEQPDNYIVSTGETHSIRDFLNLAFKRVGIDNWSRYVKLDPRFKRPAELFALHGTNNKAKKVLGWKPKVKFEELVKMMVDADMERLSKK